The following proteins are co-located in the Gordonia polyisoprenivorans genome:
- the rnc gene encoding ribonuclease III, translated as MSEGGRRGKQPASCAPLLSALGADISEELLTLALTHRSYAYEHGGLPTNERLEFLGDSVLGVVITERLYLRFPDRPEGELAKIRASVVNMHALAGVARGLSGDGLGAYLYLGRGEELTGGRDKDSILADGLESLFGAVYLEHGLEVSQRVIGDLFDEIIDRAGDLGAGLDWKTSLQELTAEHNFGPPQYQVSSTGPDHNKEFTAVAVVAGESVGEGVGRTKKEAEQKAAALAWQTLTDRAGAS; from the coding sequence GTGAGCGAAGGCGGACGCCGGGGAAAACAACCCGCGTCGTGCGCTCCGTTGCTGTCCGCGCTCGGCGCCGACATCTCCGAGGAACTGCTGACCCTGGCCCTGACACATCGCTCCTATGCCTACGAACACGGCGGGCTGCCGACCAACGAGCGCCTGGAATTCCTGGGCGACTCGGTGCTGGGCGTGGTCATCACCGAACGGCTGTATCTGCGTTTCCCGGACCGGCCCGAGGGCGAGCTGGCCAAGATCCGGGCAAGCGTGGTGAACATGCATGCGCTTGCCGGTGTGGCCCGCGGCCTCTCCGGCGACGGTCTCGGCGCCTACCTCTACCTCGGCCGAGGTGAGGAACTCACCGGCGGTCGCGACAAGGACTCCATCCTCGCCGACGGTCTCGAATCATTGTTCGGTGCGGTCTATCTCGAACACGGCCTCGAGGTCTCGCAGCGCGTCATCGGTGACCTCTTCGACGAGATCATCGATCGTGCAGGCGATCTCGGCGCCGGTCTGGACTGGAAGACCTCGCTTCAGGAGCTCACCGCCGAGCACAATTTCGGCCCCCCGCAGTATCAGGTCTCCTCGACCGGCCCGGACCACAACAAGGAATTCACCGCGGTGGCCGTGGTGGCCGGCGAGAGCGTCGGAGAAGGTGTCGGCCGGACCAAGAAGGAAGCCGAGCAGAAGGCGGCGGCGCTGGCCTGGCAGACCCTGACCGACCGCGCCGGGGCGTCGTGA
- the mutM gene encoding bifunctional DNA-formamidopyrimidine glycosylase/DNA-(apurinic or apyrimidinic site) lyase has product MPELPEVETVRMGLADHVVGQRITAVEVLHSRAVRRHAGESADLASRLAGKTVTAARRRGKYLWLDVADHTDDAALVVHLGMSGQMLIARAGAPDHTHLRIRAHLADGNELRFVDQRTFGGWHVDEHVPDPFMPENASAATDSDDGVLPRVPASIAHIAPDPFDPGFDTSAVVARIRARHTEIKRALLDQTIISGVGNIYADEALWLARLHGTRVTDTLSPKKIRELIDAATDVMAQALKVGGTSFDALYVNVNGQSGYFERSLNAYGREGQPCRRCGRIMRREHFMNRSSFSCPQCQRRPRM; this is encoded by the coding sequence ATGCCTGAACTGCCCGAGGTCGAGACCGTACGTATGGGTCTGGCCGACCATGTTGTCGGGCAACGGATCACTGCGGTCGAGGTTCTCCATTCCCGAGCGGTGCGCCGCCATGCGGGCGAATCCGCCGATCTCGCGTCGCGGCTGGCGGGAAAGACCGTCACCGCTGCGCGCCGTCGTGGCAAATACCTCTGGCTCGACGTCGCCGACCACACCGACGACGCCGCGCTGGTCGTCCACCTCGGGATGAGCGGCCAGATGCTCATCGCACGGGCGGGCGCACCCGATCACACCCACCTGCGTATCCGCGCACACCTCGCCGACGGCAACGAGCTGCGCTTCGTCGATCAGCGTACCTTCGGCGGCTGGCACGTCGACGAGCATGTGCCCGACCCGTTCATGCCCGAGAATGCATCTGCTGCAACGGATTCGGATGACGGAGTGTTACCCCGCGTGCCCGCGTCGATCGCACACATCGCGCCCGACCCCTTCGACCCGGGCTTCGACACCTCGGCCGTCGTCGCGAGGATCCGTGCGCGACACACCGAGATCAAACGAGCACTGCTCGATCAGACGATCATTTCCGGGGTCGGCAACATCTACGCCGACGAGGCCCTGTGGCTCGCCCGGCTACACGGCACCAGGGTCACCGACACATTGTCGCCCAAGAAGATTCGCGAGCTGATCGATGCGGCCACCGACGTCATGGCGCAAGCACTGAAGGTCGGCGGCACCTCCTTCGATGCGCTCTACGTCAACGTCAACGGACAGTCCGGCTACTTCGAGCGTTCGCTCAACGCCTATGGTCGCGAGGGTCAGCCGTGCCGGCGGTGCGGACGGATCATGCGTCGTGAGCACTTCATGAACCGCAGTTCGTTCTCATGTCCGCAGTGTCAGCGCCGACCACGGATGTGA